Part of the bacterium genome, TCCAAGGAAAGATGCTGTAACCAACCTACGGTTATAGAATCCCAGTTGCCCCAGTTCGATTGATTATAGAAATTAACGTAAATGATGCTGTCCTTCCGGCAGGCCAGCCAGATGTTATTACTTTTATCAACAACAGACTTCAAATAACTGCCTGCTCCAATAGATGCAATCGGCTGCCATGTCCCATTTTCATTAACCCTGCATCTTATGCTGTCTGAAGTGTAAAACGCCCATATTTTATTTAAGCTATCAACACACAATTGCAGATCACCAAAGGCAGTGGTGCTGTTTGTGTCAATTTTATTATTATTAATAGTAACCCAATTAGGTACATCCCCCGGTAAGGTATAATATTGAGTTGAACACCAACCTTTCCAAAGCGAATCATTTTTGTCTACTGTTATTGACGGCGATCCATGGTTAATAACCATACCATCATCGAATGAAGCTTCAATTTTCTGAGCCCAGGTTGTGTCATAAATATGGCTATATATTCCGCTGCCTTGGCCTGAAGAAACATGCATATGATCTTGTGACAGAATAAACACCTCATTGTTTCTTGATATTGTTAATTTCATTTCCTCAAGATTATACCATTCGTAACATGAAGCCAAAGAGCTCCAGTTATCAGCATAAAAAGGACAATGTGCAGTATAGACGCCCCAAGGCCATAATTTTGCACCAAAATTGGGAGTTTTTAAAGTGCTCTCTCCATAATAAATATATAATCGAGCATTCCTTTGAGCATCAATCTGCACGTCACTGACAGTACAGAAATTGAAATAACCCGTATTTTCTGATTTTATCATAGCCCAACTATTTCCGTCATATTTGCTAAAATATAGCATAGCTATCGTATCATTGTAAGAATATCCTTCTTGCCATATGGCCCACAATTGATTGCCGGTATTAATTAATTTACAATCCCAAGTATTAATGGTATCCGGATTTATCTGTGTGATATGCCGCCACCGGCCGCTTTGGGCCTGGGCCAAAGAAACAACAGTCAACAATAACACCAGCAAGAATGCTTTTTTCATTTTTTCTTCCGCTTTTTATTGTTTGTTACTTGCCCTTTAATGC contains:
- a CDS encoding T9SS type A sorting domain-containing protein; protein product: MKKAFLLVLLLTVVSLAQAQSGRWRHITQINPDTINTWDCKLINTGNQLWAIWQEGYSYNDTIAMLYFSKYDGNSWAMIKSENTGYFNFCTVSDVQIDAQRNARLYIYYGESTLKTPNFGAKLWPWGVYTAHCPFYADNWSSLASCYEWYNLEEMKLTISRNNEVFILSQDHMHVSSGQGSGIYSHIYDTTWAQKIEASFDDGMVINHGSPSITVDKNDSLWKGWCSTQYYTLPGDVPNWVTINNNKIDTNSTTAFGDLQLCVDSLNKIWAFYTSDSIRCRVNENGTWQPIASIGAGSYLKSVVDKSNNIWLACRKDSIIYVNFYNQSNWGNWDSITVGWLQHLSLDQMGNPCLAWGHNGNIYSGVYCRDTLAPTVSITSPAAGSEYTEGQQVPVHCTYSSDAAFLNIYCRRSGSSDWQKLFDMVPVDSSMNWTVPNDSSDYSFKAEAIDSGWNTSLDSTGWFAVKPLGVQGAPSEQAKIAFGLRNSGPNPFKRSAVINYQLPQDGPVQIKVYNANGQLVKTTVNASQNAGAYTARWNGNNEQNVPASAGVYICRLMAAGQTASVKLIKLK